A DNA window from Vibrio sp. CDRSL-10 TSBA contains the following coding sequences:
- a CDS encoding PAS domain-containing protein, with the protein MREEREISLQRDEMIISKTDLQGRLTYANRAFMRVANFSELQLLGQNHNIIRHASMPRGVFHGLWKTLKSGQEFFGFVKNKTADGDYYWVFANITPDVIDGEVIGYYSVRRTPSKQAIQVIEGIYQQMRDKESKADRQQAPETVVELDGRDGRASTRNELRTIRSELVQTDALRSRR; encoded by the coding sequence ATGCGAGAAGAGAGGGAAATCTCATTGCAACGCGATGAGATGATCATCAGCAAAACCGATTTACAGGGCCGGCTGACTTACGCCAACCGTGCCTTTATGCGAGTGGCTAATTTTTCTGAGCTGCAGCTTCTGGGACAAAACCACAATATTATCCGTCATGCTTCGATGCCGCGCGGGGTATTCCACGGATTATGGAAAACACTCAAGTCAGGTCAGGAGTTTTTTGGATTCGTAAAGAACAAAACGGCTGACGGTGATTACTACTGGGTATTTGCCAATATCACGCCCGATGTTATTGATGGAGAGGTGATTGGTTACTATTCCGTGCGTCGCACACCATCCAAACAAGCAATCCAGGTTATCGAAGGCATCTATCAGCAAATGCGTGATAAAGAAAGCAAAGCGGATCGTCAGCAAGCGCCGGAAACTGTCGTGGAACTGGATGGTCGAGACGGTAGAGCGTCAACACGAAATGAGTTACGAACAATACGTTCTGAGCTTGTACAAACAGACGCGTTAAGGAGCAGAAGATGA
- a CDS encoding TetR/AcrR family transcriptional regulator — MTEKRQGRRSAQDAQKTRYHILKVAAEMFCELGYARVSLRHISEKAGVSHSLIRHHFGSKEKIWHSISDGLHLYMQSYIRTVIAHIPEDTPANIKLYCFLIRILAHALIIKQPIQLIADAARQENALVDYFIDNAGELEALTEALADQYNEQYPETPVNIWETKWHLIMFAHSAASMTPLLKDTWSDETDDVDECLLRHWQLFNQMMAQKFHVPEAAVLKPKSVKELLLPHDYDWEKQCISLCSQDENKNNEEESLPCPASVSDT; from the coding sequence ATGACTGAAAAAAGACAGGGGCGACGCAGCGCCCAGGATGCACAAAAGACCCGATACCATATTCTCAAAGTAGCCGCAGAGATGTTCTGCGAGCTGGGTTATGCCCGGGTTTCGCTGCGTCACATCAGTGAAAAAGCGGGTGTATCGCATAGCCTGATTCGCCACCATTTCGGCAGTAAAGAAAAAATCTGGCACAGCATCAGTGACGGCCTGCATCTGTATATGCAGTCCTATATTCGAACGGTGATTGCCCACATCCCTGAAGATACACCAGCCAATATCAAGCTTTACTGTTTCCTGATTCGCATTCTGGCTCACGCCCTGATCATCAAACAGCCGATTCAGCTGATTGCTGACGCCGCACGCCAGGAAAATGCCTTGGTCGACTATTTCATTGATAATGCAGGTGAACTAGAAGCATTAACCGAAGCGCTCGCCGATCAATACAATGAGCAATATCCTGAAACGCCGGTTAATATCTGGGAAACGAAATGGCATCTGATCATGTTTGCCCACAGTGCAGCCAGCATGACGCCACTGCTCAAAGATACCTGGTCCGATGAAACCGATGATGTCGACGAATGCCTGCTGCGTCACTGGCAACTGTTCAACCAGATGATGGCACAGAAATTCCATGTGCCTGAAGCCGCCGTTTTAAAGCCGAAGTCGGTCAAAGAGCTGCTTCTCCCGCATGATTATGACTGGGAAAAACAGTGTATAAGCCTGTGCAGTCAGGACGAGAACAAAAACAACGAAGAAGAAAGCTTGCCGTGTCCGGCATCGGTATCAGACACATAA
- a CDS encoding cytochrome c → MTAIPFLGQQKIPSCPFCHGRDGIAPQERYPNLKGQDELYLFNAMQAYQKGERSGPMAKMMQIQLQRLNDNDLHDISAYYASQGE, encoded by the coding sequence ATGACGGCGATCCCGTTTCTCGGACAACAAAAGATACCCAGTTGCCCATTTTGCCACGGCAGGGATGGCATAGCGCCGCAGGAACGCTACCCTAACCTGAAAGGTCAGGATGAACTTTATCTTTTCAACGCCATGCAGGCGTATCAAAAGGGTGAGCGCAGTGGCCCTATGGCTAAGATGATGCAAATCCAGTTGCAAAGACTAAATGATAACGACTTACATGACATTTCTGCTTATTATGCTTCACAGGGTGAATAA
- a CDS encoding TonB-dependent receptor plug domain-containing protein produces MVVGTTTHLRPLAIAVSLALGVTASPYLFAQQHNNTGQDNYTEAAESSSAETVVVYGNPLYGMASSEETGGYSVDSATVGTKTPAALRDIPQSITVLTNDYIEERNFVAVDDLAKYTPGLRTMVNDSGRSSIFSRGYEYDEVNLNGLPAPMQSKYGTLPALAAVDRVEIMRGPSGLFNSTSETGRCYQHGTQAPDR; encoded by the coding sequence ATGGTTGTCGGTACTACTACTCATCTACGCCCTTTAGCCATAGCGGTCAGCCTTGCACTTGGTGTGACTGCGTCTCCATACCTGTTCGCCCAACAGCACAACAACACCGGACAGGACAACTACACCGAAGCAGCGGAATCATCCTCTGCCGAAACAGTCGTGGTATACGGTAACCCCCTTTACGGCATGGCCTCTTCAGAAGAGACTGGCGGTTACAGTGTTGATTCAGCGACAGTCGGGACCAAAACACCAGCGGCACTGCGCGATATTCCTCAGTCAATCACGGTGCTGACCAATGACTACATTGAAGAGCGTAATTTTGTTGCAGTCGACGACCTGGCCAAATATACCCCCGGATTACGTACCATGGTGAATGACAGCGGACGCTCGTCCATCTTCTCTCGCGGCTACGAATATGATGAAGTGAATTTAAATGGCTTACCGGCACCGATGCAAAGTAAATACGGCACTCTGCCGGCTCTGGCTGCTGTAGACCGGGTAGAAATCATGCGCGGCCCCTCTGGCTTATTTAACAGTACCAGCGAAACTGGGCGGTGTTATCAACATGGTACTCAAGCGCCCGACAGATGA
- a CDS encoding helix-turn-helix transcriptional regulator: protein MDKAMMDSVVKDTSARQRGLFTGRVENLKMQQGILFHNKDIVHKADFSTQRKLTPQLIIAIPLESKALMTYGDIHSLRSCRYHRSDPIQATAIFYARPDSVQGAAKAHVRSRSIVLSLSTDWLDKQLSGANRQGFERSFCKHLSRFDWSLPPHLGQMAEVLNLTNSHNQAEALMREAFTLAVWENLLLNMKHQPFLSEPKSKPQSTRLKIFLRHKQVDEMSLVEMASELGMSVSTLQRLARKELGMSLQRYLRERKLHQTKILLEEEAISIQQAALMAGYQHTANFITAFGKLFGGPPSQVCGVINNPYDNRSE from the coding sequence TTGGATAAAGCGATGATGGATAGTGTGGTTAAAGATACCAGTGCGCGACAACGCGGGCTGTTTACCGGCAGAGTCGAAAATCTGAAAATGCAGCAGGGAATCCTGTTTCACAACAAAGACATAGTGCATAAGGCGGACTTTTCCACGCAACGGAAGCTCACGCCGCAGCTGATTATTGCCATTCCCTTGGAAAGTAAAGCCCTGATGACATACGGCGATATTCATAGTCTTAGGAGTTGCCGCTACCACCGTTCTGATCCTATCCAGGCAACGGCCATATTTTATGCACGACCTGATTCTGTCCAGGGTGCGGCGAAAGCGCATGTGCGCAGCCGCAGCATCGTGTTGTCTCTGTCTACGGACTGGCTGGACAAGCAGCTTTCAGGTGCGAACCGACAAGGCTTTGAACGTAGTTTTTGCAAGCACCTGAGTCGTTTTGACTGGTCTTTACCACCCCATCTGGGGCAGATGGCAGAGGTGTTGAATCTGACCAATAGTCATAACCAGGCAGAGGCTTTGATGCGAGAGGCATTCACCCTCGCGGTGTGGGAAAATCTTCTGCTTAATATGAAGCATCAGCCATTCCTCAGCGAACCAAAATCTAAGCCACAATCAACCCGACTCAAGATATTCCTGCGTCATAAGCAGGTTGATGAAATGTCATTAGTTGAGATGGCATCTGAACTGGGGATGAGTGTTTCCACTTTGCAGCGTCTCGCGCGCAAAGAGCTTGGGATGAGTCTGCAGCGATACCTGCGTGAACGAAAATTGCACCAGACTAAGATTTTGCTGGAAGAAGAGGCAATTTCGATTCAGCAAGCTGCGCTAATGGCAGGCTATCAGCATACAGCCAACTTTATCACTGCCTTTGGCAAGTTATTTGGGGGACCGCCAAGTCAGGTGTGCGGAGTGATAAATAATCCGTACGATAACCGGTCGGAATAA
- the viaA gene encoding ATPase RavA stimulator ViaA: MLGVDGLNLALMIADSGIIDSAVNDLMGRSQLMMMAESRGVKSTVKNHLLKWRGSVKKRITRVCETERFQEELSLYQEVIHWDEEMFFERINDVVKKLEWHSAFYLPARRLLEKNKGIHNPMFPHYFCDQWYQSLTDAIKQAQVMELEANKEKLLADLYQRMETLRNMDKVTESGDAGSVGRLWDMASAKLSRGDLSVMKRHAEFLKKNQGLQDIAEKLGRMASDVDDPDLNRAPTEELQLVEEKSDEATDDIVGIHESDDLNKLLPNETLFLAYPELEVVFYKHLIDKRLMNYRMQGKSRTLRKVKAHRPDNQQADIEKGPFIVCVDASGSMNGFPEQCAKAMAYALMQIALAEDRDCYVMLFSTEHITYELTRQDGLREASDFLSYAFHGGTDLEPVMLKSIELMSSGRYKNADMVVISDFIAPKQDEEVLTQVKRLKAGKNRFHAISLSKYGNPELMSMFDHCWHYHPNLVGRLMKKW; encoded by the coding sequence ATGCTTGGTGTGGACGGATTGAATCTGGCCCTGATGATTGCGGATTCCGGCATTATTGATAGTGCCGTCAACGATTTAATGGGTCGTTCACAATTAATGATGATGGCCGAAAGTCGCGGGGTCAAATCCACGGTCAAAAACCATCTGCTTAAATGGCGCGGCAGTGTTAAGAAGCGCATTACACGGGTGTGTGAGACCGAGCGCTTCCAGGAGGAGCTCTCGCTTTATCAGGAAGTGATTCACTGGGATGAGGAGATGTTTTTTGAGCGCATCAATGATGTGGTCAAAAAGCTGGAATGGCACTCTGCGTTCTATTTACCGGCCCGTCGTCTGCTGGAAAAAAACAAGGGTATTCACAACCCGATGTTTCCGCACTATTTTTGCGACCAATGGTATCAGTCGTTAACGGACGCGATTAAGCAAGCTCAGGTGATGGAGCTGGAAGCGAACAAGGAAAAACTGCTGGCTGATCTTTATCAGCGCATGGAAACTCTGCGCAACATGGATAAGGTGACGGAGTCGGGCGATGCCGGCAGTGTAGGCCGTTTATGGGATATGGCGTCGGCGAAACTGAGTCGTGGTGACCTGTCTGTGATGAAGCGGCATGCGGAATTTCTCAAGAAAAACCAAGGGCTGCAGGACATTGCCGAGAAGCTGGGCCGAATGGCCAGTGATGTGGATGATCCGGATCTGAATCGGGCGCCGACAGAAGAGTTGCAGCTGGTGGAAGAGAAATCCGATGAAGCGACGGACGATATAGTCGGTATCCACGAAAGCGACGATCTCAACAAATTGCTACCCAACGAAACGCTGTTTCTGGCCTATCCTGAACTCGAAGTTGTGTTTTATAAGCACTTAATCGACAAACGTTTGATGAACTATCGCATGCAGGGCAAGTCCCGGACGTTACGTAAGGTCAAAGCGCATCGTCCGGACAATCAGCAGGCTGACATTGAGAAAGGGCCGTTTATAGTTTGTGTCGATGCATCTGGTTCCATGAACGGCTTTCCGGAGCAATGCGCTAAAGCGATGGCCTATGCTCTGATGCAGATTGCTCTGGCAGAAGACCGCGATTGTTATGTGATGCTGTTTTCGACCGAGCATATTACCTATGAACTGACGCGCCAGGATGGCTTACGTGAGGCGAGCGACTTTCTGAGCTACGCCTTTCATGGTGGCACTGACCTTGAGCCAGTAATGCTCAAATCGATTGAACTGATGAGCAGTGGCCGTTATAAAAATGCGGATATGGTGGTGATTTCCGATTTCATCGCTCCTAAACAGGATGAAGAGGTTTTGACCCAAGTTAAACGACTGAAAGCCGGAAAAAACCGTTTTCATGCCATTAGCCTGTCCAAATATGGTAACCCGGAGTTAATGAGTATGTTTGATCACTGTTGGCACTACCATCCCAACCTGGTTGGACGATTGATGAAAAAATGGTGA
- a CDS encoding NUDIX hydrolase: MSKTIHSWKTIALIEEEVQLPNGHTITHTTIEHPGAAVILPVTDQNKVVLVHQFRPSLKKWLLELPAGTMERGECSLTCAHRELEEETGYSANDMIELGSVTPLAGFCDEIQYLYVAKQLSKTNRLGCDEDEVIEVVELSVQELEQKIIKGDITDSKTIACLSKARLCGYL, translated from the coding sequence ATGAGCAAAACCATACACAGCTGGAAAACCATTGCACTGATCGAAGAAGAGGTGCAGCTACCCAACGGACACACGATTACCCACACCACCATCGAACATCCCGGCGCAGCGGTAATTTTGCCCGTCACAGACCAAAACAAAGTCGTCCTGGTACATCAGTTTCGTCCGTCCCTGAAAAAATGGTTGCTTGAGCTGCCGGCCGGAACCATGGAGCGCGGTGAATGCTCACTGACCTGTGCGCATCGAGAGCTAGAAGAAGAAACCGGCTACAGCGCAAACGACATGATTGAACTTGGGTCCGTGACTCCACTGGCCGGTTTTTGCGATGAAATCCAGTATTTGTACGTGGCGAAACAGCTAAGTAAAACCAATCGACTGGGCTGCGATGAGGATGAAGTCATCGAAGTGGTCGAGCTGTCGGTGCAGGAGCTGGAACAGAAGATTATCAAAGGTGACATCACCGACAGCAAAACCATCGCCTGCCTGAGTAAGGCCCGGCTGTGCGGCTATTTGTAA
- a CDS encoding methyl-accepting chemotaxis protein, giving the protein MRSRHISKNILLLRQKFLLMCFVVVGVTALLSGINLYLYGFNLLNLIVPLFILAFSIYAYRQQMRPITVLERICDALDEAKQGNIHVRITNTRGLGEVGKVAWALNDFLDIVETNFKELSNSFQRTAKNQYYRDALTDGMPGEFAVTMKNINVAIKSMHDAHVFSTQNRLKSELHHINTSNLILNLKNNQQELVSLSERMDEVMAIATQNRDGAENSRETVQDLNLAIEDMNQRMSSMEVTANRLSTDSVRIAETVKIITEIAEQTNLLALNAAIEAARAGEVGRGFAVVADEVRQLADRTRKSTSEISNVVSSLTGQIDDMVSQTMAVGQQTAKVGSEMSHFHANFDQVATSSQNTISLINQTKDISFATLVKLDHIIYMQNGYIGLEKSGHGDEAQAVAVDHYHCRLGKWYYEGEGYQAFNALPSYRRLEGYHQAVHKNMQKALGLVQQDWLGDEQVLNGLLKAVSDAEAASNHVMYSISDMVSEKHAL; this is encoded by the coding sequence ATGAGAAGTCGCCATATTAGTAAAAATATTCTTCTGCTGAGACAAAAGTTTCTGCTGATGTGTTTTGTTGTGGTTGGGGTAACCGCGCTACTGTCTGGCATTAATTTGTATCTGTACGGTTTTAACCTGCTGAACCTGATTGTTCCGCTGTTCATTTTAGCGTTTTCAATCTATGCCTACCGCCAGCAGATGCGGCCGATTACCGTGCTGGAGCGTATATGTGATGCGCTGGATGAAGCTAAGCAGGGCAATATTCACGTACGTATCACTAACACCCGCGGATTGGGTGAAGTTGGTAAAGTAGCCTGGGCACTGAATGATTTTCTCGATATTGTTGAAACCAACTTCAAAGAGTTGTCGAACAGCTTTCAGCGCACGGCTAAAAATCAATATTACCGTGATGCACTGACCGACGGTATGCCCGGCGAATTTGCCGTCACGATGAAGAACATCAACGTGGCGATTAAATCGATGCATGATGCGCACGTTTTCTCGACCCAAAACCGCCTCAAGAGTGAACTGCACCATATTAATACGTCGAACCTGATCCTAAACCTGAAAAACAATCAGCAGGAGCTGGTGTCCCTGTCTGAGCGGATGGACGAAGTCATGGCGATTGCCACGCAAAACCGTGATGGAGCCGAAAACAGTCGTGAAACCGTGCAGGATCTGAATCTGGCGATCGAAGATATGAACCAGCGTATGAGCAGCATGGAAGTGACCGCCAATCGTCTCAGCACGGACAGTGTGCGTATTGCTGAAACGGTGAAAATCATCACTGAAATCGCAGAGCAAACTAACTTACTGGCGCTTAATGCCGCGATTGAGGCCGCGCGAGCTGGTGAAGTGGGGCGTGGCTTTGCTGTGGTCGCCGATGAAGTACGCCAACTGGCGGATCGCACCCGCAAATCAACGTCTGAGATCAGCAACGTAGTCAGTTCACTGACCGGCCAAATCGATGACATGGTTTCCCAGACGATGGCGGTCGGCCAACAAACCGCTAAAGTCGGCAGTGAAATGAGTCACTTCCACGCGAATTTTGATCAGGTTGCCACATCGTCACAAAATACGATTTCTTTGATTAACCAAACCAAGGATATTTCGTTCGCGACTCTGGTTAAGCTCGACCACATCATCTACATGCAAAACGGCTACATTGGCTTGGAGAAAAGTGGCCATGGCGATGAAGCTCAGGCAGTGGCGGTGGATCACTACCATTGTCGTCTGGGTAAGTGGTACTACGAAGGTGAAGGTTATCAGGCATTTAACGCGCTGCCCTCTTATCGTCGTCTGGAAGGGTATCATCAGGCGGTACACAAGAATATGCAAAAAGCGCTGGGTCTGGTTCAGCAGGACTGGCTGGGGGATGAACAGGTGCTTAACGGCCTGCTGAAAGCCGTCAGCGATGCGGAAGCGGCCAGTAACCATGTGATGTATTCTATCTCTGATATGGTCAGTGAAAAGCACGCCTTGTGA
- a CDS encoding alpha/beta hydrolase-fold protein, with amino-acid sequence MSWLVLPTNLTDTDKVLYSATQTRGVAGNLLPRCLASVWPNERAPIHHYMMKKLLSTLIAMLSFTTAQAQPVNYALIYTHYSSVLNEDRQYSVYLPKEYDSQPEQHFPVLYLLDGEQHLLEVAGITESFRGGLMPALPAMIIVAIHNTDRMRDYTPSHTEMLPNGQPAGKAYTTTGGGDKFLTYLTRELRQEIEQQFRTTRPALLVGHSLGGLLALDAFARDNDAFQGIISIDASLWFDFPRHSEQLTQRLKQKPRFSSSLFIAIANNPYTPGFGRSEFHRDHLLKFAVQIQKTSEQKQRQTAPEREISSRYYAEEDHHSVYHLAVYHGLQWLFRGYRLDLSPTTFSLDHVSANYRSLNQRFGSSLKPERNRLQAVDQKARLWPQMDISVQQTQALLQHYYP; translated from the coding sequence ATGTCATGGCTGGTTTTACCTACAAATTTAACTGATACCGATAAAGTCCTTTATTCAGCGACCCAGACACGCGGCGTGGCGGGGAATCTTCTGCCACGCTGTTTAGCATCAGTCTGGCCAAATGAGCGAGCGCCGATACACCATTATATGATGAAAAAACTACTGAGTACTCTGATCGCAATGTTGAGCTTCACGACAGCCCAGGCACAACCTGTAAATTATGCTTTGATCTACACCCACTATTCATCCGTGCTAAATGAAGACCGGCAATACAGCGTTTATCTCCCCAAAGAATATGATTCACAGCCCGAGCAGCACTTTCCGGTGCTCTATTTGCTCGACGGAGAGCAGCATCTGCTAGAGGTTGCCGGTATCACCGAATCTTTCCGGGGAGGGCTCATGCCTGCGCTGCCCGCGATGATTATCGTCGCCATCCATAACACCGATCGCATGAGGGATTACACCCCCAGCCACACTGAAATGCTGCCTAATGGTCAGCCCGCCGGAAAAGCCTATACTACCACTGGTGGTGGCGATAAATTTTTAACTTACCTCACCCGTGAGTTACGCCAAGAGATTGAACAGCAGTTTCGAACCACACGCCCAGCGTTGTTAGTCGGTCACTCTCTGGGTGGCCTGCTGGCCTTGGATGCGTTTGCGCGGGATAATGATGCTTTTCAGGGGATTATCTCGATTGATGCCAGTTTGTGGTTTGATTTTCCCCGTCATAGCGAGCAACTGACGCAACGGCTCAAACAGAAGCCGCGCTTTTCGTCATCGCTCTTTATCGCGATCGCCAATAATCCTTACACGCCGGGCTTTGGCCGTTCAGAATTCCATCGTGACCATCTGCTTAAATTTGCCGTTCAAATCCAGAAAACCTCTGAGCAGAAACAACGCCAGACTGCACCTGAAAGGGAGATCTCCAGCCGCTATTATGCCGAAGAAGACCATCACTCCGTTTATCATCTGGCGGTTTATCATGGACTGCAGTGGCTGTTTCGTGGTTATCGCCTTGACTTGAGTCCGACTACATTTTCTCTCGACCACGTCAGCGCAAACTACCGGTCTTTAAATCAGCGCTTTGGCAGCTCACTAAAGCCGGAGCGTAACCGATTACAAGCTGTTGATCAAAAGGCTCGCCTGTGGCCTCAGATGGACATTTCGGTACAGCAAACGCAAGCGCTCTTACAGCACTATTATCCGTAG
- a CDS encoding ACP phosphodiesterase, with the protein MNYLAHLHIADHCQSSLLGNLLGDFVKGDPDSQYVAPIASGIRLHRLVDAYTDSHPVIQHAKQCFSADTRRFAPIALDMFWDHCLASQWDHYHDLSLSRFVRQAHQRVTQEQVITIAEATEFSEDAQFSEDTKFSEACAFSEASTVSATNMSPQPIALPERFNRVSGAMWQGGWL; encoded by the coding sequence ATGAACTACCTCGCTCACTTACATATTGCCGATCACTGTCAAAGTAGTCTGTTGGGTAACCTGCTGGGCGATTTTGTGAAAGGTGATCCCGACAGCCAATATGTGGCTCCCATCGCCAGCGGGATTCGTCTGCACCGGCTGGTGGATGCCTATACTGACAGTCATCCTGTTATACAACATGCCAAACAGTGCTTTAGTGCTGATACCCGTCGTTTCGCACCCATTGCGCTTGATATGTTCTGGGATCACTGTCTGGCTAGTCAGTGGGACCACTATCATGACCTGAGTTTATCGCGCTTTGTGCGTCAGGCGCATCAGCGTGTGACCCAAGAGCAAGTCATTACAATTGCTGAAGCCACCGAGTTTTCTGAAGACGCTCAGTTTTCTGAAGACACAAAGTTTTCTGAAGCCTGCGCGTTTTCTGAAGCCTCCACGGTTTCTGCAACCAACATGTCTCCTCAGCCTATTGCACTGCCGGAGCGTTTTAACCGCGTGTCTGGTGCGATGTGGCAGGGCGGCTGGCTTTAA
- a CDS encoding TonB-dependent siderophore receptor, whose translation MVLKRPTDEFSGSVTARYGSWDRHYLEADMGGSLNDSGSVRGRMVVANADIKNQVDYNDNDNGTYYGTLEFDLTDRTLLSVYALHQTKDIVPTNGLPAYSDGSMLDISRSTYLGSDDDNFHADTTDVGFSLQHAFSNGGVGQISARYMDHDMTLEQTYTNGAVDEDGNTGLMFSAQANQQKNTSLDINYSQMFDLFGLQSEMVVGSDYKRYESDVQSYTNRSIASINVFNYDPTSISTPTYSYSKNVHSESSEIGLYGKVTWRLLEPLAVITGARVSWYDLETVNTVISTGADTKQEDDFNAKLTPYAGVVYDLNDQHSVYASYSKVFKPQTSQNENGDMLKPREGHQWETGIKSALLDGRLNTRASVFLMKDNNIAAQAYDDSGVAISNTYWATGKVETQGIELEATGYLTDNWMTMTGYTYTDINEKSGDHNGKFDAIPHHSLSLWTDYHLADWIPGLHIGGGMTALSNYSFSKSGVTTHQAGYAIFDAALRYDITDNMQATLNVYNLFDREYFYRVGSTTTFNMYGEPANVMAGFTYKFN comes from the coding sequence ATGGTACTCAAGCGCCCGACAGATGAATTCAGTGGTTCAGTGACTGCACGTTACGGCAGCTGGGACCGTCATTATCTCGAAGCAGATATGGGGGGTTCTCTGAATGACTCCGGTAGCGTACGCGGACGCATGGTTGTCGCCAATGCCGATATTAAAAACCAGGTCGACTACAACGACAATGACAACGGCACCTATTACGGTACTCTGGAGTTTGACCTGACAGATCGCACCCTGCTTTCTGTTTACGCTCTGCATCAAACCAAAGATATTGTGCCCACTAATGGTCTGCCTGCCTACAGTGATGGTTCTATGCTGGATATTAGCCGTAGTACCTACCTGGGATCTGATGACGACAACTTTCATGCCGATACCACAGATGTCGGCTTCTCTTTACAGCACGCTTTTAGCAATGGCGGTGTTGGCCAGATTTCTGCCCGCTATATGGATCATGATATGACCCTGGAGCAAACCTACACCAACGGTGCCGTTGATGAAGACGGTAACACCGGATTGATGTTCAGCGCGCAGGCTAACCAACAAAAGAACACTTCTCTCGACATCAACTACAGTCAGATGTTTGATCTGTTTGGGCTGCAGAGCGAAATGGTCGTAGGCAGTGACTACAAACGCTATGAATCTGATGTGCAAAGCTACACTAACCGAAGCATCGCATCAATTAACGTGTTTAATTATGACCCGACCAGTATCAGCACACCGACTTACAGCTACAGTAAAAATGTCCATTCCGAGTCTTCCGAGATCGGTTTATATGGCAAGGTGACCTGGCGTTTGCTGGAACCTCTGGCTGTCATTACCGGCGCCCGGGTATCTTGGTACGATCTGGAAACGGTGAATACTGTCATCAGTACAGGGGCTGACACCAAACAGGAAGACGATTTCAACGCTAAGCTGACCCCTTATGCTGGCGTAGTTTATGACCTTAACGACCAGCATTCTGTCTACGCCAGTTATTCCAAAGTTTTTAAACCTCAGACCAGCCAAAATGAAAATGGCGACATGCTTAAACCGCGAGAAGGCCATCAGTGGGAAACCGGCATCAAATCGGCCTTACTTGACGGCCGTCTGAATACCCGTGCCTCAGTGTTCCTGATGAAAGACAATAATATTGCCGCGCAAGCCTATGATGACAGTGGTGTAGCAATCAGTAACACCTACTGGGCTACCGGAAAAGTCGAAACGCAGGGCATAGAACTTGAAGCGACCGGTTACCTGACCGATAACTGGATGACAATGACCGGCTATACCTATACCGACATTAATGAAAAGTCAGGCGATCACAACGGTAAGTTTGATGCCATACCGCACCATTCATTGTCATTGTGGACTGACTACCACCTGGCTGACTGGATCCCGGGCTTACACATCGGTGGTGGTATGACCGCGCTGAGCAACTACTCGTTCAGCAAGAGCGGAGTCACCACACATCAGGCTGGTTACGCGATCTTTGATGCTGCCCTGCGTTATGATATCACCGACAACATGCAGGCAACGCTCAATGTTTACAACCTGTTTGATCGCGAATACTTCTACCGTGTCGGTTCTACCACGACATTCAATATGTATGGTGAGCCCGCTAATGTCATGGCTGGTTTTACCTACAAATTTAACTGA